The Streptomyces sp. NBC_01689 genome includes a window with the following:
- a CDS encoding NHLP bacteriocin export ABC transporter permease/ATPase subunit produces MTTVHEGDVVLGALGTMGTPVDCAGLNRLDLEGPQVLWLVAAGALDLFAVDAAQQGHWHHLGRLEAGSLLLGPVAGPQHTLVGRPLRDCAVRRIVLRELYQPVPTETWSYDGYGNPQYVPPTSSPLEYALALGVGRSLSILFQAPTATENAAALTDDDVFWMQVPPGSVQYGSLYGAEAAADLLMDPGVWQGMVDQQFRLLATLDRWIEQMEARHEDRTAAGIKAGEAVRAQADRTLLASIGKSSKRPTAADTDATYAACVLVARVSGITLAEPARSGTESDRLDPVERIALASRVRSRTVRLDGAWWRDDIGPLVGRRAVSGSPVALLWRRGGYVAVHPSSERETPVEKANAAEFEPRGVMFYRPLPERRLSPLGLARFCLRGTGGDLRNLAVSGLVTVAIGALVPIATGKVLGEYVPKAQHGLIVQVCLAIMITSVVSAAFMLLQNLTLLRMEGRIEATLQPAVWDRLLRLPTKFFTSRSTGELASAAMGISAIRRLLAGVGPTLAQAGTVGVMNLGLLLWYSVPLALAAVAMLVVVAGVFLGLGLWQVRWQRRLVVLGNKLNNQAFQTLRGLPKLRVAAAENYAYAAWAGEFARSRELQRKVGRIKNLTTVLGAVYLPLCSLLMFMLLAGPASGSLSAADFLTFNTSVTMLLTSVTQLTGAFVSAAAALPMFEEIRPVLDATPEVRVASTRPGVLSGAVEARGLSFRYADDGPLVLDDVSFDVRAGEFVAIVGPSGCGKSTLLRLLIGFDRPVSGSVLYDGQDLAALDQSAVRRQCGVVLQHAEPFTGSVLDCICGTEPYTPEEAMAAAEMAGLAEDIRRMPMGLHTIVSGSGAVSGGQRQRLMIAQALIRRPRILFFDEATSALDNETQRTVIESTRALNATRVVIAHRLSTVMDADRVIVMEGGRVAEQGPPERLLADTGGRLHELVHRQLA; encoded by the coding sequence ATGACGACGGTTCACGAGGGCGACGTCGTCCTCGGCGCGCTCGGCACGATGGGGACGCCGGTCGACTGCGCCGGACTCAACCGCCTCGACCTGGAGGGTCCGCAGGTGCTGTGGCTGGTCGCCGCGGGCGCCCTGGACCTGTTCGCCGTGGACGCGGCGCAGCAGGGCCACTGGCACCATCTCGGCCGTCTCGAAGCGGGGTCGCTGCTGCTCGGCCCGGTCGCGGGCCCCCAGCACACGCTGGTAGGACGCCCGTTGCGGGACTGCGCGGTGCGCCGGATCGTGCTGCGGGAGCTGTACCAGCCGGTGCCCACCGAGACCTGGTCCTACGACGGTTACGGCAACCCCCAGTACGTGCCGCCGACTTCGAGCCCGCTGGAGTACGCGCTCGCGCTCGGCGTCGGCCGCAGCCTGTCCATCCTCTTCCAGGCCCCCACCGCCACGGAGAACGCGGCCGCGCTCACGGACGACGACGTCTTCTGGATGCAGGTGCCACCGGGAAGCGTGCAGTACGGCTCGCTGTACGGGGCGGAGGCCGCGGCGGACCTGCTGATGGACCCGGGGGTCTGGCAGGGCATGGTCGACCAGCAGTTCCGGCTGCTGGCCACCCTGGACCGCTGGATCGAGCAGATGGAGGCCCGTCACGAGGACCGGACCGCCGCCGGCATCAAGGCGGGTGAGGCCGTCCGCGCCCAGGCCGACCGGACCCTGCTGGCGTCCATCGGCAAGTCGTCCAAGCGCCCTACGGCGGCCGACACGGACGCCACGTACGCGGCCTGCGTACTGGTCGCCCGCGTCTCGGGGATCACCCTCGCCGAGCCCGCGCGGAGCGGCACCGAGAGCGACCGGCTCGACCCGGTGGAGCGGATCGCGCTGGCCTCGCGCGTCCGCAGTCGCACGGTGCGCCTGGACGGGGCCTGGTGGCGGGACGACATCGGTCCGCTGGTGGGCCGGCGCGCGGTGTCCGGCAGCCCGGTCGCGCTGCTGTGGCGGCGCGGCGGCTATGTGGCCGTACATCCGTCGTCGGAGCGGGAGACACCGGTCGAGAAGGCGAACGCGGCCGAGTTCGAGCCGCGGGGGGTGATGTTCTACCGGCCGCTGCCCGAACGCCGGCTGAGTCCGCTCGGGCTCGCGCGGTTCTGTCTCCGAGGCACGGGCGGCGATCTGCGCAACCTCGCGGTCAGCGGTCTCGTCACCGTGGCGATCGGCGCCCTGGTGCCGATCGCCACCGGCAAGGTGCTCGGTGAGTACGTGCCGAAGGCCCAGCACGGGCTCATCGTGCAGGTCTGCCTGGCGATCATGATCACCAGTGTGGTGTCGGCGGCGTTCATGCTGCTGCAGAACCTCACGCTGCTGCGGATGGAGGGACGGATCGAGGCGACGCTGCAACCGGCCGTGTGGGACCGGCTGTTGCGGCTGCCGACGAAGTTCTTCACCTCCCGCTCGACCGGTGAACTGGCGAGCGCCGCCATGGGGATCAGCGCGATCCGCCGGCTGCTCGCCGGTGTCGGACCCACCCTCGCGCAGGCCGGCACGGTCGGGGTGATGAACCTGGGACTGCTGCTCTGGTACAGCGTGCCCCTGGCGCTGGCCGCGGTCGCCATGCTCGTGGTCGTCGCGGGGGTGTTCCTGGGCCTCGGTCTGTGGCAGGTGCGGTGGCAGCGCCGGCTCGTCGTGCTCGGCAACAAGCTGAACAACCAGGCCTTCCAGACCCTGCGCGGGCTGCCGAAACTGCGGGTCGCCGCGGCGGAGAACTACGCGTACGCGGCCTGGGCGGGCGAGTTCGCGCGCAGCCGCGAACTCCAGCGCAAGGTCGGCCGTATCAAGAACCTCACGACGGTGCTGGGAGCGGTGTACCTGCCGCTCTGTTCCCTGCTGATGTTCATGCTGCTCGCCGGCCCGGCGAGCGGGTCGCTGTCGGCGGCGGACTTCCTCACCTTCAACACCTCGGTGACGATGCTGCTGACCTCGGTCACCCAACTGACCGGCGCCTTCGTCTCGGCGGCCGCCGCGCTGCCGATGTTCGAGGAGATCAGGCCGGTGCTCGACGCCACCCCGGAGGTCCGGGTCGCGAGCACCCGCCCCGGCGTGCTGTCCGGTGCCGTCGAGGCCCGGGGGCTCTCCTTCCGGTACGCCGACGACGGTCCACTCGTCCTGGACGACGTGTCGTTCGACGTCCGGGCGGGTGAGTTCGTGGCGATCGTCGGCCCCAGCGGCTGCGGGAAGTCCACCCTGCTGAGGCTGCTGATCGGCTTCGACAGACCGGTCTCGGGCAGTGTCCTGTACGACGGGCAGGACCTGGCGGCCCTCGACCAGTCGGCGGTGCGCCGTCAGTGCGGTGTCGTGCTGCAGCACGCCGAGCCGTTCACCGGGTCCGTGCTCGACTGCATCTGCGGCACCGAGCCGTACACCCCCGAGGAGGCCATGGCGGCGGCCGAGATGGCGGGGCTGGCCGAGGACATCCGGCGGATGCCGATGGGCCTGCACACGATCGTCTCCGGCAGCGGGGCGGTCTCGGGCGGCCAGCGCCAGCGGCTGATGATCGCCCAGGCGCTGATCCGCCGTCCCCGGATCCTCTTCTTCGACGAGGCCACCAGCGCCCTGGACAACGAGACCCAGCGCACGGTCATCGAGAGCACCCGCGCGCTCAACGCCACCCGGGTCGTGATCGCGCACCGGCTGTCCACGGTCATGGACGCCGACCGCGTGATCGTGATGGAGGGCGGCCGGGTCGCCGAACAGGGACCGCCCGAGCGGCTGCTCGCGGACACCGGCGGACGGCTGCACGAGCTGGTGCACAGGCAGTTGGCGTGA
- a CDS encoding SRPBCC family protein, giving the protein MSAERPALTGTYLTLDDGRPAVRFSRTYDHPVDRVWQFVTDPEELAGWFPSRAEIELSPGGTIRFSGDPNMPDSTGRVLAVDPPRHLSFAWGGDELHFDLEALDEKRTHLTLTDVLAAEDTAARNGAGWEVCLAGLDAKARGEHSPGPHAGGAAPWREVYGAYLAAGVPSGAPVPGID; this is encoded by the coding sequence ATGTCGGCCGAACGCCCCGCCCTCACCGGCACCTACCTCACCCTCGACGACGGCCGCCCCGCCGTCCGCTTCAGCCGTACCTACGACCATCCGGTCGACCGCGTCTGGCAGTTCGTGACCGACCCGGAGGAGCTGGCGGGCTGGTTCCCCTCCCGCGCGGAGATCGAGCTGAGCCCGGGCGGGACCATCAGGTTCAGCGGCGACCCGAACATGCCCGACTCCACCGGCCGCGTCCTCGCCGTCGACCCGCCCCGCCACCTCTCCTTCGCCTGGGGCGGCGACGAACTCCACTTCGACCTCGAAGCCCTCGACGAGAAGCGCACCCATCTGACCCTCACCGACGTGCTCGCGGCCGAGGACACCGCCGCCCGCAACGGCGCGGGATGGGAGGTGTGCCTCGCCGGCCTCGACGCCAAGGCCCGCGGAGAGCACTCCCCGGGCCCGCACGCCGGCGGCGCGGCACCCTGGCGGGAGGTCTACGGCGCCTACCTGGCCGCCGGTGTCCCCTCCGGGGCTCCGGTGCCGGGGATCGACTGA
- a CDS encoding ArsR/SmtB family transcription factor, translated as MPDPTPWTALADPHRRAIVALLRERPRPVGEIVAACGLSQPSTSKHLRVLRDAGLVRVSQDAQRRVYALDPAPIAALDAWLAPYRSLWNDRLDTLGRRLDEAAGEPSDAPEAPTAKD; from the coding sequence GTGCCCGACCCCACTCCCTGGACCGCGCTCGCCGACCCGCACCGCCGCGCCATCGTCGCGCTGCTGCGGGAGCGCCCGCGCCCCGTCGGAGAGATCGTCGCGGCGTGCGGACTGAGCCAGCCGAGCACCTCGAAGCATCTGCGGGTGCTGCGGGACGCGGGTCTGGTCCGGGTCAGCCAGGACGCGCAGCGCCGCGTCTACGCGCTGGACCCGGCCCCGATCGCGGCGCTCGACGCCTGGCTCGCCCCGTACCGCTCGCTGTGGAACGACCGCCTCGACACTCTCGGCCGCCGCCTGGACGAGGCGGCGGGGGAGCCGTCGGACGCCCCCGAAGCCCCCACCGCGAAGGACTGA
- a CDS encoding MFS transporter, which translates to MSQTLTEGARKGSVDSASAPSPRRWWILAIIGIAQLMVVLDATIVNIALPSAQADLGFSDGNRQWIVTAYSLAFASLLLLGGRIADLFGRKPAFLIGVAGFAGASVLGGASTSFGMLVTARALQGVFGALLAPAALSLLNTTFTDAKERAKAFSVYGAIAGAGGAVGLLLGGVLTDALDWRWTLFVNLVFAVVAFAGGWVLLSNHRDAANSRLDLPGTLLVSSGLFALVYGFSNAETHDWSSPLTWGFLIAGGILLSAFAGWQTRAEHPLLPMRVLLDRDRAASFVTVLITGAGMFGVFLFLTYYLQLNLGFSPTKTGVAFLPMMATLMVMAQVSTTVLVPRIGPKIVIPAGFAIAVGGMAWLTGIGVASDFSTAVLPQLLLIGAGLGIVMPPAMSLATSGIAAEDAGVASATVNTMQQVGGSIGTALLNTLAASAATSYLAGKDATDKLVRAQSTIESYTTAFWWSAGFFAAGAVIAFLLYRRGTQEQDPDAVRAVHM; encoded by the coding sequence ATGTCCCAGACCCTGACCGAAGGTGCCCGCAAGGGCTCCGTGGACTCCGCGTCCGCGCCGTCGCCGCGGCGGTGGTGGATTCTCGCGATCATCGGCATCGCGCAGCTGATGGTGGTCCTCGACGCGACCATCGTGAACATCGCCCTGCCGTCCGCGCAGGCCGACCTCGGCTTCTCCGACGGCAACCGGCAGTGGATCGTCACGGCCTACTCGCTGGCCTTCGCCTCCCTGCTGCTGCTCGGCGGACGCATCGCCGACCTCTTCGGGCGCAAGCCCGCCTTCCTCATCGGCGTCGCCGGATTCGCCGGCGCCTCGGTCCTCGGCGGCGCCTCCACCAGCTTCGGCATGCTGGTCACCGCACGGGCCCTCCAGGGCGTCTTCGGCGCGCTGCTCGCCCCCGCCGCGCTCTCGCTGCTGAACACGACCTTCACCGACGCGAAGGAACGCGCCAAGGCCTTCAGCGTCTACGGCGCGATCGCCGGTGCGGGCGGCGCGGTCGGTCTGCTGCTCGGCGGTGTACTGACCGACGCGCTCGACTGGCGCTGGACGCTGTTCGTCAACCTCGTCTTCGCGGTCGTCGCCTTCGCCGGCGGCTGGGTCCTGCTGAGCAACCACCGGGACGCCGCGAACTCCCGGCTCGACCTGCCGGGCACCCTGCTGGTCTCCTCCGGTCTCTTCGCGCTGGTCTACGGATTCTCCAACGCCGAGACCCACGACTGGAGTTCGCCGCTGACCTGGGGCTTCCTGATCGCGGGCGGCATCCTGCTCAGCGCCTTCGCCGGCTGGCAGACCCGCGCCGAGCACCCGCTGCTGCCGATGCGCGTCCTGCTCGACCGCGACCGCGCCGCCTCGTTCGTCACCGTGCTGATCACCGGTGCGGGCATGTTCGGCGTCTTCCTCTTCCTCACCTACTACCTGCAGCTGAACCTGGGCTTCAGCCCGACGAAGACCGGTGTCGCCTTCCTGCCGATGATGGCCACCCTGATGGTCATGGCCCAGGTGTCCACCACCGTCCTGGTGCCGCGCATCGGCCCGAAGATCGTCATCCCGGCGGGCTTCGCGATCGCCGTCGGCGGCATGGCCTGGCTGACCGGCATCGGGGTCGCCTCGGACTTCTCCACCGCCGTGCTGCCGCAGTTGCTCCTGATCGGCGCGGGCCTCGGCATCGTGATGCCGCCCGCCATGTCGCTGGCCACCAGCGGGATCGCCGCCGAGGACGCGGGCGTCGCCTCCGCGACCGTCAACACGATGCAGCAGGTGGGCGGTTCGATCGGCACCGCGCTGCTGAACACCCTCGCCGCGAGCGCCGCGACCAGCTACCTGGCCGGCAAGGACGCGACGGACAAGCTGGTCCGCGCGCAGTCGACGATCGAGAGCTACACCACCGCCTTCTGGTGGTCGGCCGGCTTCTTCGCCGCGGGCGCGGTGATCGCCTTCCTGCTCTACCGACGTGGCACCCAGGAGCAGGACCCGGACGCCGTGCGCGCCGTCCACATGTAG
- a CDS encoding protease inhibitor → MPNTARWAATLTLAATAVCGPLGGSALAAPATAPALAPSGLYAPSALVLTTGHGQDADTATPERAVTLNCAPTASGTHPAAVQACAELRGAGGNFDALSVRDGALCTKQFDPVVVTVAGVWQGKRVAYERTFANECVKNSYGTTVFTF, encoded by the coding sequence ATGCCGAACACCGCGCGCTGGGCAGCGACTCTCACCCTCGCGGCCACCGCCGTCTGCGGGCCCCTCGGAGGGTCCGCGCTCGCCGCCCCCGCCACTGCCCCCGCCCTCGCCCCCTCCGGGCTCTACGCCCCGTCGGCCCTGGTGCTCACCACGGGTCACGGACAGGACGCCGACACCGCCACCCCGGAACGAGCGGTCACGCTGAACTGCGCGCCGACCGCCTCCGGCACCCACCCCGCCGCCGTCCAGGCCTGTGCCGAACTCCGCGGAGCCGGCGGGAACTTCGACGCCCTCTCGGTCAGAGACGGCGCCCTGTGTACCAAGCAGTTCGACCCTGTGGTGGTCACGGTGGCCGGCGTCTGGCAGGGCAAGCGGGTCGCGTACGAACGGACCTTCGCCAACGAGTGCGTGAAGAACTCCTACGGGACGACCGTCTTCACGTTCTGA
- a CDS encoding purine-cytosine permease family protein, with protein sequence MSDNSPTTSPSLTEVETYGVERIPDADRSASPLDLFRVAFGGANTFSTCVLGAFPILFGLSFWQGLMATLLGVVAGALILCPMAVFGPVNGTNNAVSSSAHLGVHGRVVGSFLSLLTAIAFFSISVWSSGDALVGGAHRLFGLERSNLSYVVAYALFAGLVLAVCVYGFRFMLFVNKIAVTSATVLFLLGAVAFAGDFDPSYAGVFTASADAATQSMFWPSFIGSALIVLSNPVSFGAFLGDWSRYIPADAPRRRVVGAAFLSQIATLLPFVFGLATASIIATKAPKYVDPSAPDFVGGLLAISPSWFFLPVCLLALIGGMSTGTTSLYGTGLDFSSVFPRLSRVQATLVVGVLSIAFIFIGRFGLNLVQSISTFATMIITCTTPWMVVMMLGFYTRRGWYDPDALQVFNRRQRGGRYWFSHGWNWRGMTAWWVSAVVGVLFTDIPGQFVGPLGDLAGGVDISLPLSLAVAAVLFLTLLRVFPEPRAVYGPEGARLARTVDVPVPAITGPGTETDGSHTDGSAPVVAAGGS encoded by the coding sequence TTGTCCGACAACTCCCCGACCACGTCCCCGTCCCTCACCGAGGTCGAGACCTACGGCGTCGAGCGGATCCCCGACGCGGACCGCAGCGCGTCGCCGCTCGACCTGTTCCGGGTCGCCTTCGGCGGCGCGAACACCTTCTCCACCTGTGTTCTCGGAGCCTTCCCCATCCTCTTCGGCCTGTCCTTCTGGCAGGGCCTCATGGCCACCCTCCTCGGCGTGGTGGCGGGTGCGCTGATCCTCTGCCCGATGGCGGTGTTCGGCCCGGTCAACGGCACGAACAACGCCGTCTCCTCCTCCGCGCACCTCGGGGTGCACGGCCGGGTGGTCGGTTCCTTCCTCTCCCTGCTCACCGCGATCGCCTTCTTCTCCATCTCCGTGTGGAGCTCCGGCGACGCCCTGGTCGGCGGCGCGCACCGGCTCTTCGGCCTGGAGCGCAGCAATCTGTCGTACGTCGTCGCGTACGCGCTGTTCGCCGGTCTGGTGCTCGCCGTGTGCGTCTACGGCTTCCGGTTCATGCTCTTCGTCAACAAGATCGCGGTGACCTCGGCGACCGTGCTGTTCCTGCTCGGCGCGGTCGCCTTCGCCGGTGACTTCGACCCCTCGTACGCGGGTGTCTTCACCGCCTCGGCGGACGCGGCCACCCAGTCGATGTTCTGGCCGTCGTTCATCGGCTCGGCGCTGATCGTGCTGTCGAACCCGGTGTCCTTCGGCGCGTTCCTCGGCGACTGGTCGCGCTACATCCCGGCGGACGCGCCGCGCCGCAGGGTCGTCGGTGCCGCGTTCCTCTCACAGATCGCGACGCTGCTGCCGTTCGTCTTCGGTCTGGCCACCGCGAGCATCATCGCGACGAAGGCTCCCAAGTACGTCGATCCGTCCGCCCCCGACTTCGTGGGCGGGCTGCTGGCGATCTCCCCGAGCTGGTTCTTCCTGCCGGTGTGTCTGCTCGCGCTGATCGGCGGCATGTCGACGGGCACGACCTCGCTGTACGGGACCGGGCTCGACTTCTCGTCGGTGTTCCCCCGGCTCTCGCGGGTCCAGGCCACGCTGGTGGTGGGGGTGCTGTCGATCGCCTTCATCTTCATCGGCCGCTTCGGTCTGAACCTCGTCCAGTCCATCTCCACGTTCGCCACGATGATCATCACCTGCACCACTCCGTGGATGGTCGTGATGATGCTGGGCTTCTACACCCGGCGGGGCTGGTACGACCCCGACGCCCTGCAGGTCTTCAACCGCCGCCAGCGCGGCGGACGTTACTGGTTCTCGCACGGATGGAACTGGCGGGGCATGACGGCGTGGTGGGTCTCCGCGGTGGTCGGTGTGCTCTTCACCGACATCCCCGGGCAGTTCGTCGGACCGCTGGGCGACCTGGCGGGCGGTGTCGACATCAGTCTGCCGCTGTCGCTCGCCGTCGCGGCGGTGCTGTTCCTGACACTGCTGCGGGTCTTCCCCGAACCCCGGGCCGTGTACGGGCCCGAGGGCGCGCGGCTGGCCCGCACGGTCGACGTCCCGGTGCCGGCGATCACCGGGCCGGGCACGGAGACCGACGGCTCGCACACGGACGGCTCGGCGCCGGTCGTCGCCGCCGGAGGCAGCTGA
- a CDS encoding cyclase family protein, with protein MDSWFDLSVPVATGMPVYPGDPPVEVTRALTVAEHGVNVLRLHMGSQSGTHVDAPYHVDESWPTLDDLPLARFAGAAVVADVRRLAPRAPITPEHLAPALGLLGPRAAGILLLATGWSAHWGTDHYAEHPWLTPEAARALVTAGVRTVAVDALSVDPTGGAELPAHRVLCGAGGVIAENLTGLDRLAEAQAAGRPVEVFLFPLRLPGADGAPVRATARVGDVAVEDVAVPDVDPDTRPRRGPSPAPGERV; from the coding sequence ATGGACTCCTGGTTCGACCTGTCGGTCCCCGTGGCCACCGGGATGCCCGTCTATCCCGGTGACCCGCCGGTCGAGGTGACCAGGGCGCTGACGGTCGCCGAGCACGGTGTCAACGTCCTGCGGCTGCACATGGGTTCGCAGTCGGGCACCCACGTCGACGCGCCGTACCACGTGGACGAGTCCTGGCCCACGCTGGACGATCTGCCGCTGGCACGGTTCGCCGGAGCGGCCGTGGTGGCCGACGTCCGGCGACTGGCGCCGCGCGCGCCGATCACGCCGGAACATCTCGCGCCCGCGCTCGGCCTCCTCGGGCCGCGTGCGGCCGGGATCCTCCTGCTGGCCACCGGCTGGTCGGCGCACTGGGGCACGGACCACTACGCGGAGCACCCCTGGCTCACGCCGGAGGCCGCCCGGGCCCTCGTCACCGCGGGCGTGCGCACCGTGGCCGTCGACGCGCTGAGCGTGGACCCGACCGGTGGGGCGGAGCTGCCGGCCCACCGCGTGCTGTGCGGCGCGGGAGGGGTCATCGCCGAGAACCTGACCGGACTCGACCGGCTCGCGGAGGCGCAGGCCGCGGGCAGGCCGGTCGAGGTCTTCCTGTTCCCGCTGCGCCTGCCGGGAGCGGACGGCGCGCCGGTCCGGGCCACGGCCCGCGTCGGGGACGTGGCAGTCGAGGACGTGGCAGTCCCGGACGTGGATCCGGACACCCGCCCGCGGCGCGGACCTTCTCCGGCGCCGGGCGAGAGGGTCTGA
- a CDS encoding PucR family transcriptional regulator, translating to MTKTPVDVRERVRQEMVADPRVVEAVVAAVHAQVPAYAALDGSRLPEVRAIAAWGLERLLHLWATDSGLGPSDLRRFRGIAAARAADGRPVRAVLRAYRVAATVLTDEIAARAPGLTASDALALTRMLLTALDILSEEMATAYAATSEDLAADRDRALRLLLDDLIAGRHASAGAPADRAARLGVQLPDPAVLLVAEPAGPDRPDMTHDAVTALLDALDATGAPDVTWATTVRGPRAVLLVPAAVTSAAGEVLRARDLRGCAVTAGSLDRIAVAHRLAADALDTAPAHAYRGGRLLTDADAHVLALLAGHPALPPDAVARLVLGPLIDPGQGHLLAALTAYLDTGSANAAARELHLHAQSLRYRLRRVRELTDRDPRDAWQRLTLDIARTIRS from the coding sequence GTGACAAAAACGCCCGTGGACGTCAGGGAACGCGTACGGCAGGAGATGGTCGCGGACCCGCGTGTCGTGGAGGCGGTCGTGGCCGCCGTGCACGCACAGGTGCCGGCCTACGCCGCGCTCGACGGCAGCCGGCTGCCGGAGGTACGGGCCATCGCGGCCTGGGGGCTGGAGCGCCTGCTCCACCTGTGGGCGACCGACTCCGGCCTGGGCCCGTCGGACCTGCGGCGCTTCCGGGGCATCGCGGCGGCCCGCGCGGCCGACGGCCGTCCGGTGCGGGCGGTGCTGCGCGCCTACCGGGTGGCGGCGACCGTTCTCACGGACGAGATCGCCGCCCGCGCGCCCGGACTGACCGCGTCGGATGCCCTGGCACTCACCAGGATGCTGCTGACCGCGCTCGACATCCTCTCCGAGGAGATGGCCACCGCGTACGCCGCGACCAGCGAGGACCTCGCGGCCGACCGCGACCGGGCGCTGCGCCTGCTCCTGGACGACCTGATCGCCGGGCGGCACGCCTCGGCGGGGGCACCGGCCGACCGCGCGGCCCGGCTGGGTGTCCAACTTCCCGACCCCGCCGTCCTGTTGGTGGCGGAGCCGGCCGGTCCGGACCGGCCCGACATGACGCACGACGCGGTGACGGCCCTGCTGGACGCGCTCGACGCGACCGGCGCTCCCGACGTCACCTGGGCGACGACGGTACGGGGCCCCCGCGCCGTCCTGCTGGTGCCCGCCGCCGTCACCTCGGCGGCCGGGGAGGTGCTCCGCGCACGGGACCTGCGCGGCTGTGCGGTCACGGCGGGGAGCCTGGACCGGATCGCCGTGGCGCACCGGCTGGCCGCCGACGCGCTGGACACGGCACCCGCCCACGCGTACCGGGGAGGCCGTCTCCTCACCGACGCCGACGCCCATGTCCTGGCGCTGCTGGCCGGGCATCCGGCCCTGCCACCGGACGCCGTCGCCCGTCTGGTGCTCGGGCCGCTCATCGATCCCGGGCAGGGGCACCTGCTGGCGGCGCTCACCGCGTACCTCGACACGGGGTCGGCGAACGCCGCCGCACGGGAACTCCACCTGCACGCCCAGTCCCTGCGCTACCGCCTGCGCCGCGTCCGCGAACTGACGGACCGCGACCCGCGCGACGCCTGGCAACGGCTCACCTTGGACATCGCCCGCACGATCAGGTCCTGA
- a CDS encoding lactate 2-monooxygenase codes for MAKHWADFQYEIYLNGMTGAVPRLPTDLTRLEELTEQRLGPGPVGYVAGSAGNGSTARANREALDRRRIVPRMLRDVHERDLSVEVLGRALPAPLALAPVGVLSIMHPDAESAAARAAAAQGVPYILSSASSTPMEQVAEAMGDAERWFQLYWAKDREVTRSFLDRAKAAGFTALLVTLDTPLLAWRPRDLDQAYLPFLHGVGTANYFSDPAFLAGLAKPVHEDPNAAVMHFVGMFADPGKTWPDLAFLRENWDGPLVLKGILHPDDARRAAHAGMDGVVVSNHGGRQVAGAVGAADALPRVAEAVGDRLTVLFDSGVRTGDDIFKALALGARAVLVGRPYAYGLGLDGQAGVEHVIRCLLAEFDLTLALSGHSRPTGLGPDDLIEETP; via the coding sequence ATGGCGAAGCACTGGGCCGACTTCCAGTACGAGATCTATCTGAACGGAATGACGGGCGCCGTGCCGCGGCTGCCCACCGATCTGACCCGGCTGGAGGAACTCACCGAGCAACGGCTCGGCCCCGGTCCGGTCGGTTATGTGGCGGGCAGCGCCGGGAACGGCAGCACCGCGCGGGCGAACCGGGAGGCTCTCGACCGCCGCCGGATCGTGCCGCGGATGCTGCGGGACGTGCACGAACGCGACCTGTCCGTCGAGGTGCTGGGGCGTGCCCTGCCCGCGCCCTTGGCCCTGGCGCCCGTGGGCGTACTGTCGATCATGCACCCGGACGCGGAGTCCGCCGCCGCACGGGCCGCCGCGGCACAGGGTGTCCCGTACATCCTGTCCTCGGCCTCCAGCACGCCGATGGAGCAGGTCGCCGAGGCGATGGGCGACGCGGAACGCTGGTTCCAGCTGTACTGGGCGAAGGACCGCGAGGTCACCCGGAGCTTCCTCGACCGGGCGAAGGCCGCCGGATTCACGGCTCTGCTCGTCACGCTGGACACTCCCCTGCTGGCCTGGCGGCCTCGCGATCTCGACCAGGCGTACCTGCCGTTCCTGCACGGCGTCGGCACCGCGAACTACTTCTCCGACCCGGCGTTCCTCGCGGGCCTCGCCAAGCCGGTCCACGAGGACCCGAACGCGGCCGTGATGCACTTCGTCGGCATGTTCGCCGATCCCGGCAAGACCTGGCCGGACCTGGCCTTCCTGCGGGAGAACTGGGACGGTCCCCTCGTCCTGAAGGGCATCCTGCACCCCGACGACGCCCGGCGCGCGGCCCACGCGGGGATGGACGGCGTGGTGGTCTCCAACCACGGCGGCCGGCAGGTGGCGGGGGCGGTGGGGGCGGCCGACGCGCTGCCCCGTGTGGCAGAGGCGGTCGGCGACCGGCTGACCGTCCTGTTCGACAGCGGGGTCCGCACCGGTGACGACATCTTCAAGGCGCTCGCCCTCGGCGCCCGGGCCGTGCTCGTCGGACGGCCTTACGCCTACGGTCTCGGCCTCGACGGACAGGCCGGGGTCGAGCACGTGATCCGCTGTCTGCTCGCGGAGTTCGACCTCACTCTCGCCCTGTCCGGGCACTCCCGCCCCACGGGCCTCGGCCCCGACGACCTGATCGAGGAAACGCCGTGA